ATATTATTGGACATCCCTATCAATAAGTATTATAGTGAATCACTACTACAATAAACCAACAAAGGATTCTCCCACGTTTAGTTTCTTTTGGCTCAGATTTACTTTTGTTCCCTACATCCCTTCATTCTTGCATGTGTGAATTAATTGAACCATTTAACTCGCATATTAGCTGATTCTGAGTAGATGTGATGTGGCTCAGCAGGGCGTCAGACTGTAGAAGTAGATACACCCAGCAGGCAGTTGGTGCTCGGCTAATCCTGTGATCAGGAGTCTGGAGGAAGAGAGGATGAAGCGGAAGGGGAGGAAGCGGAGCCGGCTTACCTTCTGGACATTGTGATCCTTGGTAGCCTCCTGCCCTAGAAAGCAAGGGGAGGGTATAGAGACGGGAAAAAGAGGGGAGTTGGAGACTTACCTTCTGgtcctcctccatcatcatcTCTTGCTCTAGGAGTTTCTCCATCAATATCTGCTCCTGCCTCTTCCTCTGCTCGTTGTCGTCTTCCGCTTGCTGAGGAGATTCACAAATTCAAATCCCGTTCACACAATTACAAGCTGCTCTTGTCATGATAACTCGTGTTTGAAAACATTCAACAGTCTAATGTGCTGGCATGATGATATTCTACCGCAGTATCATGACCTGTTGTAAATGAAGTGACACGGATGTGGTCTGGAGTAGTTAACAGCAGAAAAGACTGCACTAAACAGAGTTGACACACAGCAGCCGTGGGAGGAAAACACTTGAAAGCAGTCCAACAAGTCTTGGACTGGATCCCAGTTCATGTAAAGTCTTCCAATCCTATCAAATTGCTGCTTTGAGTGAAATATTTGAGTATTTGTCTGATATCCAGAATCAACATACCAGTGCAAAAAGATGCTGTAAAGTCCAATAACACATTatgtaagagtttttttttgtttgcactgGTGTTGTAGTGTAAGACTTTTAAAATGTGAGCATTTATTTGTagatttcaaacttttaaattcatttcagtgcttagaaaacatcacattGAGGTGTGAACACCAGAGGGCATATACCGCCACTACCCAGCCACTGTTGTCACATAAATTAAGTTTAGAGCCAGCCAGCATGCCACGTGTGTGTTTTCggttggttgtgtgtgtgtgtgactattATCCAACTCACCCTGTAGGCCTTAACAAATCGTACGAACACAGGGAAAAAGACAGATGGCGGTGTGGTTTTGGAGTTCTCCCCGAAGAACTTCACTGCCTCGTCAAAGGCATCCTTTCATAGAAAAAAACCCCAGCAGACTTACTGAGAAAATGGTCACATGACTGACAATAACAAGGCGAAGTTGTGCTCGTATTACCTGTGCAATCTTGGCATCGTCCTGCAGCTTCTTCAGCTTGCTCTCGTTGTGCGTGATGAAGTCTTTGAGCATGGTGTTGTGGCCATGCATGCTGTACTCTCTTTTGGTCAGCTCCATGCCTCTCTGCAGCTCCTTGACATCCAGCAGGACATTCTCCAGCGACACTGTGAACATGGAGACATGACATAACCGCTCACCGGACTGGAATAAAACAAGAGTGTGAGGCACACGGGTGGAATGATATTAAAAAGTTCTGGAAACAGAATCAACTGAATTTCCAAGTACGACCACTTTTCTGCGAACTTGCAGCAACTCACCTGCTGCAGCTTTCTCCACATAGTGCAGCTCGTTGTAGAAGAGAGAAACCTGTGTGTATTTCTCTTTTACTACGTTGGCTATGTAGTGTAACAATGTTATTTTACGGTCCGTCGACTTGGTATCAAGCAGCTGTAAGGAAAGCAAAAGCAGATGTGTTCAAACATCTATAAAAAAGGAGTTTTAATGTGTAGGTTTTCAAGCTAAGAGAAAGCAACCTACCAAGTCTAAACTTTGCAGCTTGAATCCGTACACTGCTCCCCTTTTGCTGCTGTTCATGTAGTTTCCAAGTGCTAAGATAATCTGCAGAACAGGAGTAAAAAgggatgaaaaaagaaaactacgCATGGTTTCAACCTCATGCTCAGTCCAGACTAAAAGGGTTCAGTCACCTCTAGAATCTTCTTCAGTTTCTGTGATGACTTGATGGATACAGATGCTGCAATCACTGCGTGTAGTTGCTGCGGTCGAACGAAGGGAATGAGATGTCAAATTCGGCACAACAGTTTTTGCTTTCTGCATCAAAAGCAGTAAGAATCAGCGTGACAACATACCGGCGTGAGCATCTGCACGCTTTCTGTGAAGTTGCCGATGAAGGCCATGATGGTCATCTTCTGCATGAGCCGCTCGATCTTGCTGAACTGCATCATGAAGCGGTCCTCATCCGTCAAGCTTTCGAGAGGCTTGCGCTCCTTCTCGAACTGCCGCAGGACTTTAATCTCATTGTCTGTGGGCTGGAAGCGCATTAGACACTCCACAAAGTCCACCGGCAGAGTCCGTAGGTCGAACCTGGAAGATGAGGAGACGCAGGAGGGTAGagataaattaaaatacttACTGGAAACACTATTTAAAAACACAGGCTTCCACTGGTGAAgatgtgaaaaagaaacaacagataATATGAACATATACACTTAGCAAAAATACTCTTGTTATGATTTTGTAATGAATGGTGAAGAACAAAGACCACACGCAGAAAAAAGACTTCAAAACTCCAGAAGGATCGCTcgcttttgtttaattttgaggACTTACAGCTGAATGGCCTTGCAGATCTCTTCCGATGTCTTCCCCACTTTCCTCAGTGTGATGGCCAAGTTCTTTGCCCTGTTTGAGTCCAGCAGCGCCACCTTGTTGGGCATCTTCTGGATGACCTTCTGCTTGCTCATGGTGAAGTCGATCGATGGGCCCTGAGCTTTCGTCTTAAACATCTCTTCAAACTCGTCGACATTCAAGTCCTAAAATGCAATCAGTTGACGTATTATCATAATGGGAATGAGGCAGGAAATGGACATGACTAAGTAATTTCTATGTGGGAGGAGAGTTTCACCTCGAGTATCCGCTCATCATCAATCTCATTGAAGACAGTCCCATTGATCTGGTTTGGTTTCAGGGCCACCCAGTTGAAGACGGGCATACGGAACTTTGTCTTGATGGGTTTCTTGATCTTAACAGCTGAACAGGGCACAGACAAGTTAACAAAGCGTCCCTGTCTACTCTCAAAAtgcatacaaatacacaaatatacattCTCACGTGTAGGTGAAAGGGTAAACAGGTGTCTGGGATTGGTAACACACATGGAAATGACTCCTTTGTGGCTAGATGCTACATCTATCTAAAAACATACAATCCTACTTCATAATGAATACTGAATTCCTCCTGTGGCCATATAAATCCTTCAAACTAAACAGAAAGGGCACTTTTTTCAACAGTGAAGCCTCTTAGCCGCTGGTGGTGGTGCATATGGTGAGGATTTCCTGCCGGGTCTGGTGACAAACTATTTATTGGACAGATTAAAGCTATTTGTAGCCACTCGGGCTGCTTCACTGAAGCTAAATGTTGAGGTGGCGCCCTGCTTCGAACGAGACATCAGCAGGGACAGCAAGATAACGCTATCATGGGAAAGGTAAACAGCATTCCAGCTCTGCACACTGGATATCACTTTAATCATCTGCATGCCGTGGCAGGTCACTGTGTCTCAGCATGCAACCAGCGCTCGAAAATGTGGCAATGTTTCattcatacaaacacacacaatcacaataCTACAGCAAGCTGTCATGCAGAAGTTTGAAATGTggtattttctttgttgtttgaaATCATCTAAAGGTTTAACAGCAAATCTTACAAAGAGAATGAAGGAATGTTTGGAAGAAATCAGTGTCAGCCTCAGCCAAGGACGTAAAGATACAAGGAgactctgtgtttctgtgttatgTCTTTGTCGAGGAAGGCCTTGAGAGAGTACTGCATGGACAATGTGATTTAGGTAACTTTGGTACCAATAGAATCTTGAAACATGTATGGAGAGGTGTAGAAGTAATTTCTGCATGAGCCATGAATCCAAAGAAGATAACTGTCAAAATTGTGCGGTTTCACACAGTGTTAACTTCTTTTACTCATCTCTACTCTCCTAAATGCTAATGCCTAAAACATctcttgaaaatttcatctagtAATTGTGTCACAAGATTTTCATCAGAGTTTTAAATAGTATGTTGGCAAGCTTATGTTACCGAGAAGTGCTAAAAGAAACAAGAagtcaaaatgtgtgtgtgaaatgtggGAATTATGAGTAGTCAGAAAGAGGCTTGAATATAACAAGTACGACTCATTCTTGTGTTTTCAACTCAGACTCTGAAAATACCATTTTCAAAACTTGTGGGAAATGAAGGGAAACAGTGGGGGGTAACACAACACCAAACACGACAGGCAAGAACCTACAGAAAAGTTTGATGGGTCCCTCTGGTTGgcagaaaaaggaaacaatTCAAAGACAAGTCATTAAGAAGTTGGCAGAGTTAGTGCACATCACAAACACGCTACAGAATCCAtgctctaaaaataaaacttaatggGGTTTCTTCTGTTTACTGAGTGATGTAACCAACATTAATCGCCTTGTactgatgtgttttctgtctcggaGGCTTAGAACTTTCTCAGAGTGTTATTTCACAGCTTACACATGCATATATCGTGAGAAATGTGTACCCATATCTACATGCAGCACAGGTTTATCTGGTTACAGTCACATGGGAGAGTCATTACAACTTATCAATACTAACCATCTGAGCAGGAGCAGGCCTAATGCTAAGTTTGAAAGAGTAAAGGGATTTTTATCGCAAATCCACCCACTCAACATCAGTGGAAAACCTTTGTGTGAAATGTCTTGAAATATGTATAAATTGACTGTGTTTGTCCAATTTATATTAACACCAAAAAATCATTACCCTTTAGTGACATTCTCTTCATGcccaacaacaaaaatgcagctCAAAAAGGTACAAATACGCACATATAAAACTTaactaaacaacaacaagaagccAAACAGTGGTTTCTGTCCAGCTCTGCTCTACAGTAAAATACTTCCAGCAGTACCTCTTGCCTCAGGCCTGTGATTTCATCAGTTCCCATCAACTATAAGGCCTTTACGGTGAAAAAAAGCTGCCACACATATTAAGATGGCTTTAAAGTGAATTTGCAGTGAAGTATTTGGAATATAGCTGCATCCTCTAACACCTCTAGCATAGCAAATAAAGCTACGGCAGGGGCtactttctatatttttatctgTCGTTCTGATATTGCAGCCCTTTGTGATGTGTATTCTCTGAGAAGATTAGTTtagaattaaagaaaaaagggaCAATAATGTCAAAGATTGTTTTTAATTAGCTGGCAGCCTTTCAGTCTCACTTGGATCTTCATCAGAAGTTTTTTGGCCACCTTCCGGTTATTGTTAATGATGTTTTTCATAGTCTTACTACTTTCTCCATTTAAAACTAGTaccataataataacaataataacaataatgatacaGTTAGTGGAGTCCTACATGCAGGAAGCTACCGCACAGCTATAGAAACATCAGATCAAGCATTATGTTAGGACAAAAAAATACTTGGAAAGAAGCTGCAATGCCCCATATAGTATATTTTTTACACACAAGCTTTCCCATCTGGCGACCTTACCTGCTAACCCAGAGTTCATGATGACAGTGGCCGTCCCACAGCCCGGCAGCGGGGGCGCTACAGGTGGAGGCGGAGGAGGCAGAGGGGCTGATATCTCTGAGGGGAGTCCTGGGGGTggagggggaggtggaggaggtggcggcggaggtggtggagctgctgctggaattACTGATGATGGTCCATTTGGCACTGagaaaagaggcaaaacagTAAGGAGAGGATAAGAAAAAATCCCAAGTCATGTTTCAGTAAATGACAAGGCAtttttgaactgaaaatgaaataccGGTAAATGCAAAATTTCTGCACAAAAAGTCCACGTGTTTCTACATTTAAACCAACAACAGGACAGATAGAGGTTTTGTGATTCAGCTCCGTGTTAATTAGCTTCAACAATATTAAACCTACATGTGCCGTTCACTGGCAgcggaggaggtggaggtggtggaggtggagctgCTGTACCTGCTCCACCTCCTACATGGTTTGGACCGACAACTGTGATGTTTCCAGTTAAAGCACCCGGTGCACCCTCCACCCCAGAGGGCGGAGACGGTAGGATTGAGATGTCTCCGTCGCCCTTTTTGTGGATCTTGATGGTCCCCTGCTTCTCCAGCTCGTGGATCTTCTTCTCCAGGTTGCTCTGTCGCTGGATGGCCTCGTCCTTCTCCTTCAGCATCTGCCGAAGCGAGAGCACCTGCGAGCTGGTGTCTTTGTAGACTTCCtgtgtgggggaaaaaagagacagaaaattaaaagatagttgtaaaaaatatgacaaaaaacatggagaaacagaaaaataaatcctaGAATGATAGTGATCTGGAGCAATTCTGCAAATACATCTTGTTTTCCCTGAAATGctttaaattttctgaaattcttGATGCCACTTGTCTAAATGTATATGtttaatctgttaaaaaaaaaaaaatagatgtgcAGCGAATCTAAGGATGGCACACAGGTATGGACTTCTCCCATGAACATGAAAACTTAATAATCAACAATAAATGGAACAAACGTTGAAGTACAGAGATTAAGTCTGACCCTGATGGACTCCAGGTCCTTGTTCCTTTGCATCAGTTGCTTCTCCAGCTCCACAATCTTGGACATGGCCTCATTCTCCATGTCCTGCAGCTTTTCTGTCATCTATGGAAACAATAGTCAACAAACTGTCAACAAACTGACAGCAACACAATCAGTATGCCAACAAAGAGATCCAGTGGGAtaatattttaaagtatttcaTGTTAATGTTTCGAGAAAAAACACTACCTGCTAGAACTTCGCCATTACTAATGTTGCATAAAGGATGTTTGTGCATGTCTTGTTGGGTCACTGACAGTTTAGTGAAAACACAATATCCTAGTAAATCCCCAAACAGACTGCTGTTCCCCTCATCAACAAGCTGTGCCATCAATGTCCTGATGTTATTCTGTAGTGTTATTAAAGGTAATACATCAGCACTTAAGGGCTCTTACATGTGAcatgttctcctccagctcctccacccGCTCCAGGGCAGCATTTTTGGTCTCGGCGTCCTCCAGTAAAGCTCCCACATCAAACACGTTATCCAGGTAAGCCTGGATCTGGACCTGCAGCTTGTcactctctgtgtgttttagtttctgtaaaacatgcacaaaaaagtgagtgaaaaacagtatttattttatcactttACTGCATGATGTGGACATCTCAGACTGAAAGGCCGACATTGACTTTGCTGCTACAGAGGAGACGAAGATCTACAAAACCAACCGATTTTTCTCAAGTAATGGAAAAGTCATTATTGACTGCTTTTCTGTGGTTGCTGTCTCAGGGGTGCTGTAATGACAACTTATGCTCTGGACTGAGTTGAATTTCAAGAGTGGAAGTTTTCATAAGGATGTCTGTCCATTTTCCTGCAGAATTATGTCTCAACTCACATCTAAGTAGTCGTCCAAACACAGCTTGGTGAAGTCGTACTGTAGATGAACTCTGAAGTTCATGTCCTCCACTGAATGCACCACGATGTTGATGAACTGCATACACGCCACCTGGAGAACAGACACAGGTAGAATACAGTTAGTGAAGACCGTGGAGTATATGCTGTAGCCTTTATACACGTTCTTAAAACACTTTCTGTACAAATGTTTTCCCATCATGAGATACAAACAAGCTGCtaacaaagcaaattaaaatgtgttaatggACACATCGACAACAGGTTTGTGGTTTTTATGTGACAGCCTGCTACTTCCACGAATTGGTTTTATGCTCATTATCATATCTGTTGCCTTTTAATATCGCTTCGCCTGAAATTGTGTGAATAAATCCTCATTATTTTGCTCGCTTGGCTGGCAGAGCGGCTTATCTGGCAGATTAAAAGgatctgaaaaaacaaattaacaaaatcaGCCAGTTCAACGGCACTGGCTGCCTTATGGGAGCTTGCATAAACAGATCAAGAGGGATCTTCTCACAGTGTCtgatgtatacacacacacaaacacacacacctctcacACTGGCAATGGCTTAATGAACTTCCTGTAAAGAGCTCAGTTGTCTGGGTGTGACATGGCAGCTTTTGACAAAGTGTATTTGCTTTAGTGTTGCTGTCAGACGATGGCCTACCGGGAAACTGTGCAAAACTTGACAGAGCTCCTATTCAAAGTCCTATTGAAGGCCTATTCAAACACAGCATCTGTTCTTCTTATTCAAATCAGTTAGACTGGATATATAAGGAAAGGATGGGTACATACATTGAATAAAATCGTGCATAAGCTggcatttttttcactgttttcagcCTTCTCTGCCAGATTTATATGCACTTCTTAGCTTGGAAATGACAGACTTGGCAAAGGTTCTTTGCTTAGTGCCACTTCAGTTTAATTCACTGCAACAGTAGTTTGAGCTGTGATGTGAAATTTTACACCAAGACTGATGTGTCCATTCACTGAGTGTATTTTTGAGTTTAGACAAATATAATAGGATGCAGgcagtctttttaaaaacat
This DNA window, taken from Amphiprion ocellaris isolate individual 3 ecotype Okinawa chromosome 11, ASM2253959v1, whole genome shotgun sequence, encodes the following:
- the fmnl2a gene encoding formin-like protein 2 isoform X3 — encoded protein: MGNAGSMDQHTDFRGHNMPLKLPMPDPGELEERFAIVLNSMNLPPDKARLLRQYDNEKKWELICDQERFQVKNPPHTYLQKLRSYLDPAVTRKKFRRRVQESTQVLRELEISLRTNHIGWVREFLNEDNKGLDVLVEYLSFAQYAVTFDGESVENNPEAAMDKSKPWSRSIEDLHGGSTLPSPITGNGITRVGRHSTLRCNTLPSRRTLKNSRLICKKDDVHVCIMCLRAIMNYQYGFNMVMSHPHAVNEIALSLNNKNPRTKALVLELLAAVCLVRGGHEIILSAFDNFKEVCMEDQRFERLMEYFKNEDNNIDFMVACMQFINIVVHSVEDMNFRVHLQYDFTKLCLDDYLDKLKHTESDKLQVQIQAYLDNVFDVGALLEDAETKNAALERVEELEENMSHMTEKLQDMENEAMSKIVELEKQLMQRNKDLESIREVYKDTSSQVLSLRQMLKEKDEAIQRQSNLEKKIHELEKQGTIKIHKKGDGDISILPSPPSGVEGAPGALTGNITVVGPNHVGGGAGTAAPPPPPPPPPLPVNGTLPNGPSSVIPAAAPPPPPPPPPPPPPPPGLPSEISAPLPPPPPPVAPPLPGCGTATVIMNSGLAEGPIKLFSVKIKKPIKTKFRMPVFNWVALKPNQINGTVFNEIDDERILEDLNVDEFEEMFKTKAQGPSIDFTMSKQKVIQKMPNKVALLDSNRAKNLAITLRKVGKTSEEICKAIQLFDLRTLPVDFVECLMRFQPTDNEIKVLRQFEKERKPLESLTDEDRFMMQFSKIERLMQKMTIMAFIGNFTESVQMLTPQLHAVIAASVSIKSSQKLKKILEIILALGNYMNSSKRGAVYGFKLQSLDLLLDTKSTDRKITLLHYIANVVKEKYTQVSLFYNELHYVEKAAAVSLENVLLDVKELQRGMELTKREYSMHGHNTMLKDFITHNESKLKKLQDDAKIAQDAFDEAVKFFGENSKTTPPSVFFPVFVRFVKAYRQAEDDNEQRKRQEQILMEKLLEQEMMMEEDQKSPSHKNKRQQQELIQELRRKQVKDSRHVYEGKDGAIEDIITVLKTVPFTARTAKRGSRFFCEPALNEEYHY
- the fmnl2a gene encoding formin-like protein 2 isoform X2; this encodes MGNAGSMDQHTDFRGHNMPLKLPMPDPGELEERFAIVLNSMNLPPDKARLLRQYDNEKKWELICDQERFQVKNPPHTYLQKLRSYLDPAVTRKKFRRRVQESTQVLRELEISLRTNHIGWVREFLNEDNKGLDVLVEYLSFAQYAVTFDGESVENNPEAAMDKSKPWSRSIEDLHGGSTLPSPITGNGITRVGRHSTLRCNTLPSRRTLKNSRLICKKDDVHVCIMCLRAIMNYQYGFNMVMSHPHAVNEIALSLNNKNPRTKALVLELLAAVCLVRGGHEIILSAFDNFKEVCMEDQRFERLMEYFKNEDNNIDFMVACMQFINIVVHSVEDMNFRVHLQYDFTKLCLDDYLDKLKHTESDKLQVQIQAYLDNVFDVGALLEDAETKNAALERVEELEENMSHMTEKLQDMENEAMSKIVELEKQLMQRNKDLESIREVYKDTSSQVLSLRQMLKEKDEAIQRQSNLEKKIHELEKQGTIKIHKKGDGDISILPSPPSGVEGAPGALTGNITVVGPNHVGGGAGTAAPPPPPPPPPLPVNGTLPNGPSSVIPAAAPPPPPPPPPPPPPPPGLPSEISAPLPPPPPPVAPPLPGCGTATVIMNSGLAEGPIKLFSVKIKKPIKTKFRMPVFNWVALKPNQINGTVFNEIDDERILEDLNVDEFEEMFKTKAQGPSIDFTMSKQKVIQKMPNKVALLDSNRAKNLAITLRKVGKTSEEICKAIQLFDLRTLPVDFVECLMRFQPTDNEIKVLRQFEKERKPLESLTDEDRFMMQFSKIERLMQKMTIMAFIGNFTESVQMLTPQLHAVIAASVSIKSSQKLKKILEIILALGNYMNSSKRGAVYGFKLQSLDLLLDTKSTDRKITLLHYIANVVKEKYTQVSLFYNELHYVEKAAAVSLENVLLDVKELQRGMELTKREYSMHGHNTMLKDFITHNESKLKKLQDDAKIAQDAFDEAVKFFGENSKTTPPSVFFPVFVRFVKAYRQAEDDNEQRKRQEQILMEKLLEQEMMMEEDQKSPSHKNKRQQQELIQELRRKQVKDSRHVYEGKDGAIEDIITALKKNNITKFPNVYSRVRKSSNSTSVVVDVSQT
- the fmnl2a gene encoding formin-like protein 2 isoform X5, which gives rise to MGNAGSMDQHTDFRGHNMPLKLPMPDPGELEERFAIVLNSMNLPPDKARLLRQYDNEKKWELICDQERFQVKNPPHTYLQKLRSYLDPAVTRKKFRRRVQESTQVLRELEISLRTNHIGWVREFLNEDNKGLDVLVEYLSFAQYAVTFDGESVENNPEAAMDKSKPWSRSIEDLHGGSTLPSPITGNGITRVGRHSTLRCNTLPSRRTLKNSRLICKKDDVHVCIMCLRAIMNYQYGFNMVMSHPHAVNEIALSLNNKNPRTKALVLELLAAVCLVRGGHEIILSAFDNFKEVCMEDQRFERLMEYFKNEDNNIDFMVACMQFINIVVHSVEDMNFRVHLQYDFTKLCLDDYLDKLKHTESDKLQVQIQAYLDNVFDVGALLEDAETKNAALERVEELEENMSHMTEKLQDMENEAMSKIVELEKQLMQRNKDLESIREVYKDTSSQVLSLRQMLKEKDEAIQRQSNLEKKIHELEKQGTIKIHKKGDGDISILPSPPSGVEGAPGALTGNITVVGPNHVGGGAGTAAPPPPPPPPPLPVNGTLPNGPSSVIPAAAPPPPPPPPPPPPPPPGLPSEISAPLPPPPPPVAPPLPGCGTATVIMNSGLAAVKIKKPIKTKFRMPVFNWVALKPNQINGTVFNEIDDERILEDLNVDEFEEMFKTKAQGPSIDFTMSKQKVIQKMPNKVALLDSNRAKNLAITLRKVGKTSEEICKAIQLFDLRTLPVDFVECLMRFQPTDNEIKVLRQFEKERKPLESLTDEDRFMMQFSKIERLMQKMTIMAFIGNFTESVQMLTPQLHAVIAASVSIKSSQKLKKILEIILALGNYMNSSKRGAVYGFKLQSLDLLLDTKSTDRKITLLHYIANVVKEKYTQVSLFYNELHYVEKAAAVSLENVLLDVKELQRGMELTKREYSMHGHNTMLKDFITHNESKLKKLQDDAKIAQDAFDEAVKFFGENSKTTPPSVFFPVFVRFVKAYRQAEDDNEQRKRQEQILMEKLLEQEMMMEEDQKSPSHKNKRQQQELIQELRRKQVKDSRHVYEGKDGAIEDIITALKKNNITKFPNVYSRVRKSSNSTSVVVDVSQT
- the fmnl2a gene encoding formin-like protein 2 isoform X6, whose amino-acid sequence is MGNAGSMDQHTDFRGHNMPLKLPMPDPGELEERFAIVLNSMNLPPDKARLLRQYDNEKKWELICDQERFQVKNPPHTYLQKLRSYLDPAVTRKKFRRRVQESTQVLRELEISLRTNHIGWVREFLNEDNKGLDVLVEYLSFAQYAVTFDGESVENNPEAAMDKSKPWSRSIEDLHGGSTLPSPITGNGITRVGRHSTLRCNTLPSRRTLKNSRLICKKDDVHVCIMCLRAIMNYQYGFNMVMSHPHAVNEIALSLNNKNPRTKALVLELLAAVCLVRGGHEIILSAFDNFKEVCMEDQRFERLMEYFKNEDNNIDFMVACMQFINIVVHSVEDMNFRVHLQYDFTKLCLDDYLDKLKHTESDKLQVQIQAYLDNVFDVGALLEDAETKNAALERVEELEENMSHMTEKLQDMENEAMSKIVELEKQLMQRNKDLESIREVYKDTSSQVLSLRQMLKEKDEAIQRQSNLEKKIHELEKQGTIKIHKKGDGDISILPSPPSGVEGAPGALTGNITVVGPNHVGGGAGTAAPPPPPPPPPLPVNGTLPNGPSSVIPAAAPPPPPPPPPPPPPPPGLPSEISAPLPPPPPPVAPPLPGCGTATVIMNSGLAAVKIKKPIKTKFRMPVFNWVALKPNQINGTVFNEIDDERILEDLNVDEFEEMFKTKAQGPSIDFTMSKQKVIQKMPNKVALLDSNRAKNLAITLRKVGKTSEEICKAIQLFDLRTLPVDFVECLMRFQPTDNEIKVLRQFEKERKPLESLTDEDRFMMQFSKIERLMQKMTIMAFIGNFTESVQMLTPQLHAVIAASVSIKSSQKLKKILEIILALGNYMNSSKRGAVYGFKLQSLDLLLDTKSTDRKITLLHYIANVVKEKYTQVSLFYNELHYVEKAAAVSLENVLLDVKELQRGMELTKREYSMHGHNTMLKDFITHNESKLKKLQDDAKIAQDAFDEAVKFFGENSKTTPPSVFFPVFVRFVKAYRQAEDDNEQRKRQEQILMEKLLEQEMMMEEDQKSPSHKNKRQQQELIQELRRKQVKDSRHVYEGKDGAIEDIITVLKTVPFTARTAKRGSRFFCEPALNEEYHY
- the fmnl2a gene encoding formin-like protein 2 isoform X7 — translated: MGNAGSMDQHTDFRGHNMPLKLPMPDPGELEERFAIVLNSMNLPPDKARLLRQYDNEKKWELICDQERFQVKNPPHTYLQKLRSYLDPAVTRKKFRRRVQESTQVLRELEISLRTNHIGWVREFLNEDNKGLDVLVEYLSFAQYAVTFDGESVENNPEAAMDKSKPWSRSIEDLHGGSTLPSPITGNGITRVGRHSTLRCNTLPSRRTLKNSRLICKKDDVHVCIMCLRAIMNYQYGFNMVMSHPHAVNEIALSLNNKNPRTKALVLELLAAVCLVRGGHEIILSAFDNFKEVCMEDQRFERLMEYFKNEDNNIDFMVACMQFINIVVHSVEDMNFRVHLQYDFTKLCLDDYLDKLKHTESDKLQVQIQAYLDNVFDVGALLEDAETKNAALERVEELEENMSHMTEKLQDMENEAMSKIVELEKQLMQRNKDLESIREVYKDTSSQVLSLRQMLKEKDEAIQRQSNLEKKIHELEKQGTIKIHKKGDGDISILPSPPSGVEGAPGALTGNITVVGPNHVGGGAGTAAPPPPPPPPPLPVNGTLPNGPSSVIPAAAPPPPPPPPPPPPPPPGLPSEISAPLPPPPPPVAPPLPGCGTATVIMNSGLAEGPIKLFSVKIKKPIKTKFRMPVFNWVALKPNQINGTVFNEIDDERILEDLNVDEFEEMFKTKAQGPSIDFTMSKQKVIQKMPNKVALLDSNRAKNLAITLRKVGKTSEEICKAIQLFDLRTLPVDFVECLMRFQPTDNEIKVLRQFEKERKPLESLTDEDRFMMQFSKIERLMQKMTIMAFIGNFTESVQMLTPQLHAVIAASVSIKSSQKLKKILEIILALGNYMNSSKRGAVYGFKLQSLDLLLDTKSTDRKITLLHYIANVVKEKYTQVSLFYNELHYVEKAAAVSLENVLLDVKELQRGMELTKREYSMHGHNTMLKDFITHNESKLKKLQDDAKIAQDAFDEAVKFFGENSKTTPPSVFFPVFVRFVKAYRQAEDDNEQRKRQEQILMEKLLEQEMMMEEDQKSPSHKNKRQQQELIQELRRKQVKDSRHVYEGKDGAIEDIITALKKNNITKFPNVYSRI
- the fmnl2a gene encoding formin-like protein 2 isoform X1; amino-acid sequence: MGNAGSMDQHTDFRGHNMPLKLPMPDPGELEERFAIVLNSMNLPPDKARLLRQYDNEKKWELICDQERFQVKNPPHTYLQKLRSYLDPAVTRKKFRRRVQESTQVLRELEISLRTNHIGWVREFLNEDNKGLDVLVEYLSFAQYAVTFDGESVENNPEAAMDKSKPWSRSIEDLHGGSTLPSPITGNGITRVGRHSTLRCNTLPSRRTLKNSRLICKKDDVHVCIMCLRAIMNYQYGFNMVMSHPHAVNEIALSLNNKNPRTKALVLELLAAVCLVRGGHEIILSAFDNFKEVCMEDQRFERLMEYFKNEDNNIDFMVACMQFINIVVHSVEDMNFRVHLQYDFTKLCLDDYLDKLKHTESDKLQVQIQAYLDNVFDVGALLEDAETKNAALERVEELEENMSHMTEKLQDMENEAMSKIVELEKQLMQRNKDLESIREVYKDTSSQVLSLRQMLKEKDEAIQRQSNLEKKIHELEKQGTIKIHKKGDGDISILPSPPSGVEGAPGALTGNITVVGPNHVGGGAGTAAPPPPPPPPPLPVNGTLPNGPSSVIPAAAPPPPPPPPPPPPPPPGLPSEISAPLPPPPPPVAPPLPGCGTATVIMNSGLAEGPIKLFSVKIKKPIKTKFRMPVFNWVALKPNQINGTVFNEIDDERILEDLNVDEFEEMFKTKAQGPSIDFTMSKQKVIQKMPNKVALLDSNRAKNLAITLRKVGKTSEEICKAIQLFDLRTLPVDFVECLMRFQPTDNEIKVLRQFEKERKPLESLTDEDRFMMQFSKIERLMQKMTIMAFIGNFTESVQMLTPQLHAVIAASVSIKSSQKLKKILEIILALGNYMNSSKRGAVYGFKLQSLDLLLDTKSTDRKITLLHYIANVVKEKYTQVSLFYNELHYVEKAAAVSLENVLLDVKELQRGMELTKREYSMHGHNTMLKDFITHNESKLKKLQDDAKIAQDAFDEAVKFFGENSKTTPPSVFFPVFVRFVKAYRQAEDDNEQRKRQEQILMEKLLEQEMMMEEDQKSPSHKNKRQQQELIQELRRKQVKDSRHVYEGKDGAIEDIITDLRNQPYRRADAVRRSVRRRFDDQNLRPVNNGEVVM